The Rhea pennata isolate bPtePen1 chromosome 5, bPtePen1.pri, whole genome shotgun sequence nucleotide sequence CCCCGTGGAGCTGTCGCGCAGGCTGTGGCACCTCTTATCTCCCAGTCCTGCCACCTCAGAGGCACATCCGTCGTTCGGCTCTGGAGCAGCAGCCTCTCCCGGGTCCAGGGCCGCAACATCATCGTACCCCTCTGGGGGGCTGTGTTTGGGCTGGGCAGGAGTGTCTGCGACAGGCAGGCGTGTGAAACGAAGGCCAAGGCTGAGGCATGGGTCACATTGTGCCAGCCCGCACTGGCTGCAGGGTTGGGGATGCTGACTTTGGGGCCCACTGCCAGTTCTTGGATGGAGACGGCAGCCCTGAGGCTCATCCCCAGCCACAAGCGCCAGCCCAGAAAATCTGAGGGCCACGCAACCGTGCTGCCTCAGGCACCACATGAGGCCTGTGCTGGCCCTGGCTGTGGTGCAAGGGCTGCACCTCAGGGTACGTGGAAACAGAGCCCTGCACCCTGGCCTCATACCTGGTGCTGTCCCGGGGCTGTTGTCCTTGATGCTGTCACTGGTGTAATATGGCAGCTTTGTCACTGAGCCCTCTGACGGGGAGCCTGGAGGATGAGGTGTTAGGGGAGTCCACCTGGCCCCAGGGCCTGGCCAGCACTGAGTGCAGGAcagcctgctgcagagcagagaccGTAGAGGGCCAGGAGACGCCTCCGCATTGTGGCTCCCTGCGCCAGCACATGGCCGGGCTCCCAGGCTGGGTGCTGTGGTGGGTGCATGGGGGCCTTGGTGCAGAGATCTCCCTCATTGGGGAGAGacggcagggctgggctgggccgggcAGGGGGGGGCTGTTGAGTCACAGCCTGCCAGGCCTGGTGTGCACACACCTGAGCCACTGGGCACCTCCTGGTAGTCAGGCGTCAGCGTATAGTCAAGCTCCTCATAGACAGCCTCAGAGATTGCATCTGCACCTCTGCCAGGGCCTGGAAAGGAAGGGCAGACATAACCCCAGGCTGCTGGCACAGCTTACAGGATGCCGACGTTACCAGCTCTCCCCTGGTAACCCTGTGGCCCAGCTCCACTGCTTTGCTGCATCTTCCAAGTGGCTCTGGTGCCTCTGTCTGGCTCCCATGCTTCTCTGGGTCCtgcccttgctctgtgctgacCTCCTAGCCTAGCCTGACCACCATGCCTGCCCCCAGCCTAGGCAGCCgggctgccccatggctggGCAGTCCCAGGAGCCATAagcagcccccggccccctTTGGCTCTGCCCTCACCCCTTGTCCTGGTCGCTTCAGCTCTGGAGACCTCCAGTGCAACTCACCTCTGTGCTGAGCCATGGCATGCCATGCCTGCATGGCAAGGGCACCCAAGGCCAGGCAGAGAAGGGTCCCCAGGACGATGCAGAGGATGATAGGCACTGGCATGGCCCCAGCACCCTCCAAGAGGCTCCTGGGGGTACCTGCGAGGACAACGATATGCGGTCAAGCTGGAGTGAGGCTGGGGACCTTGTCCcttcctgcagtgctgggacCAGTAGATGCACAGGGGGATGCAGGTAAGTGACTGCCGGGACAGAGGGGCCAAGGAGGGCACCCCTTGGCTTCCGAAAGGGCCAACCTGTGCATGTGGTTGAGGGGTGGCAAAGGCTCTCCTTGACAGATCTGTTCCCCCTCCACTGGGCTGCACTGGCCAGAGCTGCAGGTTCTTGGGGtcactgtgctgccctgcatGGGCAGAGCTACCTGTGTAGGCTGTGCCATCTGGGTAGCCAGTTCTCATGGGTGGCGTGGGAGTCCCTCTAGTGCTTCCAGGCTCCCTGTTGCATGTGATGTGGGTGTCCCCGAGGGAGTCGCAGGGCTGCAGGTGCCAGGGTGCCGAGGGGCAGTGCCAGAGAGAGACAGCCCCCAGCCCACACTGCACCCAGGCCAGCCATGCGGGGCCTGAGTCCTGCGTGGCTGCAGGAGCAGATGCCagccggcccccggccccgcagcccagCTGCCGGCACACCACAGCAGCTGTAGTGGAGTTGGTGCCGTTGGCGCACACGCTCCCCCATGTCCCGTTGTAGAAGACCTCCAAGCGCCCAGTGCAGCCGCTGTCACCTGCCAGCCGCAGGGCTGTGAGCTCTGCAAAGGGGCAGAACAGGGGACACGGCTCAGCTGGGGCCAGGCAGACACCCTCGCTGTCCGGCCTCCCCTGCACCTCCCTGGGGCACCAAGAGAAGCACCCCAAGGAGCAGACACTCCAGGCCAGTGGGGCGAAGGACTCAGGACTGCCTAGAGTGTTGAGGAGGTGGGCAGGGAGACCGGTGGGGAGAACTGGGCCCACGGCCGATCTTGCAGCCCCACTGCCCTCGGCCCCGGTGGAGTGTGGTGCTGACCTGAGCAGACGGCTGCCGCACCGGCACCCTGCTTGCAGCCATCCTgctctggggctggggctgggcagtCCCAGAGCGTTTCCTCAGCCCCGGAGCAGCCCCCGGCGCCCAGCCACACTGGCCCTGAGCCCTGGCCGTAGCGGGCTGAGCCGGGCGCTGCCAGGGCCCTGCCGCATCCTAGCTGGCGGCAGACGACGGTGGCGTCCCAGAGGTCCCAGGTGTCCTCGCAGACACGGCTCCAGGCCCCCTGGATGTAGACCTCCACTCGCCCTGcgcagcgcccggggccgcTCGCCAGCCGCACCTGCTGGCTTCCTGCAGCAGGAGACAGCCCAAACTGGGGCAGCTACTTGGGCCCCTGTGGTGCCCCAGGGCCCTTCCTGGCACACTCACCTGAGCACACAACCGCTGCGTCCTCAGCACGGTCCGCCAGTGTGGCGTTCGGCAGCGTGATGTTGCACTGGGCCAGGTGAGTCTCTGTTCCCTCACACTGGAGCCCGCTCAGCTCCACGGGGCTCAACCCTGGCCCCAGTGCAGGGGCGGCATAGGCCTTCTGGGCCACGCCACACTGGAGCTGCCGGCACACCACACTGGCACTGCTGGTGTCCCACTGCTCTGCAAGGACTCGGCCCCAGGCCCCACTCAGAGCCACCTCCAGGTGCCCATCGCATCGGCTCTTCCCATCCACCAGCCGCAGGGGTTCAGCATCACCTGGGACCGCACAGAGGGGAGATGTCCTGAGGTGCTGTGGGGACCACAGGGTGCTGTGCCTGCCCGCAGGGCCCTGGCTGCCCCATCCCTGCCAGCCCAGGGGCTGCACCTGCAGCTTGCAAGCCATGTGAGtgctcccagcagggctggggtGGCAGGGGAGAGCAAAGAGTCCCTGCCATGTCCCTCCCTGGGGTGGCTTCAGCAGCGATGGAGCAGATGGCAGCACCAGAGGTGCCAGGGAGCCCCACAGGATGGCGAGGGGCACCATGGCTCCACTCCCCTCCTCCCGCCTGTGTCTCTGCTGCCTTGTGCCTGGGCTcagccctcctcctgccctgaGGTGGCCCTGCTTCTCCAGATGGTCCCTGCGCCCCACAGCTCCTGGAGACTCCTCCTTTTAGGAGTGCCAGGTCCCCTTCCCCCAGGAGACCCTCGTGGCCTGCCCCACACGTACCTGAGCAATTGACCGCAGCAGCACGGCCTGACGAGCACACGGGGATCCCCAGCACCATGGCAGGGCACTCTCCCAGGTGGGACTCAGTCCCGCTGCAGTGAAACGTGTCCTGCCACAGTGGGCCACTCCCTGTCCCAAAATACCCTCCGCGGGGCACGGAGGCAGCAAACCCACAGCCGAGGTGGTGGCAGAGCACTTGAGCATCAGCCGTGTCCCAGCTGGCATCACAGAGGGAGCCCCAGGTGCCCCgagcctccagctccacccGTCCTGCACACGCCGTGCTGCTGTTCACCAGCCTGAAGCCCGTGTAGGCTGGGAGGGAGAAGCGGAGCTGGAGGTGACAGCTCCATGCCCTGTCCCCCTATGATGGGGGGAGGCATGCAGGTATGGCAGCCCTCTGCTTCCCCATACCCCTCTGCCTCCCTGCAcccctgggggctgccacaGGCCAGtctgcagcctctctgcccCATCCCTGCCCAGGGCACCCCTGTCCCCACTGCCTGTCTCCCCCTCTACAGCTTCTACCCCATGCCCCGCACTCTTACGGGAGCAGATGATGCCGGCGTCGCTGGCGTGGGTGCAGCcctggctgtggggcagcctGCGGGCACAGGCAGACAGGAGAGATTCATTGCCTGCACACGCGAAGCCCCCATTCCAGATGGGCCCAGCTCCAGACCCAAAGTGCTCTGCCTCAGTGACAGCCAGAGCTGCTCCACAGCCTAGCTCCTTGCAGATGACGTGGGCGGCATTGATGTCCATGTGGGCCTTGCAGAGGGTGGCCCAGTCTCGACCCTGCCTGGCCTCCACGCGGCCCGAGCAGGCGCTGTCCCCACTGACCAGCCTCACAAACCCTGCCAGGGAGAGAAGCCG carries:
- the LOC134141429 gene encoding scavenger receptor cysteine-rich type 1 protein M130-like is translated as MGQEANGMANISRFLDKALGLLLCVQLCRGTGELRLVGGGSRCAGRVEVKHEGQWGTVCSYDFDWDARGASVVCRQLGCGTVARASPYIPFGPGAGQIWLHPFFCRGTETELQHCPHFGWGQHYCGHDRDVGVTCSDAVELKLVNGGGPCAGRVEVKLQGQWGTIADDTWDIEDAEVVCQQLGCGSAKSAHSSIRFGKGSGPIHLALVDCHGNESAIWKCDVKGWGSYIGPHDWDVGVVCQGFVRLVSGDSACSGRVEARQGRDWATLCKAHMDINAAHVICKELGCGAALAVTEAEHFGSGAGPIWNGGFACAGNESLLSACARRLPHSQGCTHASDAGIICSPYTGFRLVNSSTACAGRVELEARGTWGSLCDASWDTADAQVLCHHLGCGFAASVPRGGYFGTGSGPLWQDTFHCSGTESHLGECPAMVLGIPVCSSGRAAAVNCSGDAEPLRLVDGKSRCDGHLEVALSGAWGRVLAEQWDTSSASVVCRQLQCGVAQKAYAAPALGPGLSPVELSGLQCEGTETHLAQCNITLPNATLADRAEDAAVVCSGSQQVRLASGPGRCAGRVEVYIQGAWSRVCEDTWDLWDATVVCRQLGCGRALAAPGSARYGQGSGPVWLGAGGCSGAEETLWDCPAPAPEQDGCKQGAGAAAVCSELTALRLAGDSGCTGRLEVFYNGTWGSVCANGTNSTTAAVVCRQLGCGAGGRLASAPAATQDSGPAWLAWVQCGLGAVSLWHCPSAPWHLQPCDSLGDTHITCNREPGSTRGTPTPPMRTGYPDGTAYTGTPRSLLEGAGAMPVPIILCIVLGTLLCLALGALAMQAWHAMAQHRGEGADAISEAVYEELDYTLTPDYQEVPSGSGSPSEGSVTKLPYYTSDSIKDNSPGTAPDTPAQPKHSPPEGYDDVAALDPGEAAAPEPNDGCASEVAGLGDKRCHSLRDSSTGLSEGQLPAGDSRPSPVELPGAAKDTLASAPWDMSYDDVGVSDPRVSP